From the Rhodoferax sp. WC2427 genome, one window contains:
- a CDS encoding tetratricopeptide repeat protein — MTTPTFDMTHCATRWTAALLLAALTALPFTAHAGLQEGLAAYDKAEYSTALKELTPLAEKGNAQAQYRLGKIFNLGQGLPPDKKEAAKWFHMAAQQGLAEAQGALGYLCLVGEGVSQNSDLALEWTRKAAQQGNATAQFNLSLMYGEAFGLHKNPVESKKWLRKAADQRHVEALNALAADYAKGKDGAAKNPVFAYALYAASADKGDSAAAAEQKTLEAGMSAKDLGAGKALARKWKPGTGFASATASAASL, encoded by the coding sequence ATGACAACACCGACTTTCGATATGACCCACTGCGCCACCCGTTGGACCGCCGCACTGCTCCTGGCTGCGCTGACCGCCCTGCCTTTCACCGCCCATGCCGGACTGCAGGAAGGCTTGGCCGCCTATGACAAGGCCGAATACAGCACGGCCCTGAAAGAGCTGACGCCGCTGGCGGAGAAGGGCAACGCCCAAGCCCAGTACCGGCTAGGGAAGATTTTCAATCTGGGCCAAGGCCTGCCGCCCGACAAAAAAGAGGCCGCCAAATGGTTCCACATGGCCGCGCAACAGGGCTTGGCCGAAGCGCAGGGGGCTTTGGGCTACCTGTGCCTGGTGGGCGAAGGCGTGTCCCAAAACAGCGATCTGGCCCTGGAATGGACGCGCAAGGCCGCCCAGCAGGGCAATGCAACGGCGCAGTTCAACCTGAGCCTGATGTACGGCGAGGCCTTCGGCCTCCATAAAAATCCGGTCGAATCAAAAAAATGGCTGCGCAAGGCGGCCGACCAACGCCACGTCGAAGCACTGAACGCCCTGGCTGCCGACTATGCCAAGGGCAAAGATGGGGCCGCCAAAAACCCGGTTTTTGCCTACGCGCTGTATGCGGCGTCGGCGGACAAGGGCGATTCGGCCGCCGCTGCCGAACAAAAAACCCTGGAGGCAGGCATGTCCGCCAAGGACCTTGGGGCCGGGAAGGCCCTGGCGCGGAAATGGAAACCCGGGACCGGCTTTGCCAGCGCCACTGCAAGCGCCGCAAGCCTTTAA